One Solanum lycopersicum chromosome 4, SLM_r2.1 DNA window includes the following coding sequences:
- the LOC101263203 gene encoding uncharacterized protein: protein MNHCSIQQSNFAACDEMRRSYSSISDKKDAVVCPKPRRISPTRPLRWHVSNQQDLCDSRAGADLLDIILTKGDGSSMDQSAAQVASSPPFFCGSPPSRVSNPLIQDARFGDEKVTPISPRAIPVPSGLASSPSTSSARKGGCVSRANFGHNPAVRVEGFDCLDRDRRNCSIPTLA, encoded by the exons atgaaccACTGTTCTATTCAACAAAGCAACTTTGCTGCTTGTGATGAGATGAGGCGTTCTTATTCCTCCATTTCCGATAAGAAAGACGCCGTCGTTTGCCCAAAACCCCGTCGTATTAGCCCTACGAGACCTCTCAGATGGCATGTCAG CAATCAGCAAGACCTTTGTGATTCTAGAGCTGGAGCTGATTTATTGGATATCATCCTCACAAAG GGTGATGGTAGTAGTATGGATCAATCAGCAGCTCAAGTAGCCTCGTCGCCCCCATTTTTTTGTGGTTCACCGCCGAGCAGAGTATCTAACCCATTGATTCAAGATGCCCGATTTGGGGATGAGAAGGTCACCCCAATATCCCCACGGGCAATACCAGTTCCCTCTGGATTGGCTTCGTCCCCCTCAACATCATCCGCCAGGAAAGGCGGATGTGTGAGCAGGGCGAATTTTGGCCATAATCCAGCAGTGAGAGTTGAAGGTTTCGATTGCCTTGACAGGGATCGTCGTAATTGCAGCATCCCTACCTTGGCTTAA
- the LOC101254375 gene encoding uncharacterized protein yields the protein MSMLNQLFNRGLQGSKCKTCLTLAISRIKLLQNKRDAQLRLMRKEIAQFLQTGQEAIARIRVEHIIREQNVWAAYEILELFCEFVFARVPILESQKECPSELREAVASIIFAAPRCSDLPDLLHVRNLFAAKYGKEFIAAASELRPDTSVNRTIVEKLSVGAPSAELKLNVLKEIAKEYNVEWDSSYTEAELSKNPEDLLNGPKQIAAPVRASLEPNTRGHPPTSENPVTSPNGNRGAKSLDSPTSVTKAPLWPANIDKPSHSDSTLADAVDIKKDTRPETSDVLERARSAISAAERASAAARLAADLVNVKFSSSKIEEDKS from the exons ATGTCGATGCTGAATCAACTCTTCAACAGGGGACTTCAAGGCTCAAAGTG CAAGACGTGCTTGACCTTGGCAATCTCACGAATCAAATTACTACAAAACAAGAGAGATGCACAGCTCAGACTTATGCGCAAGGAGATAGCCCAATTTCTGCAAACAGGCCAGGAAGCCATAGCTCGAATTAGG GTTGAGCATATTATACGCGAGCAAAATGTATGGGCTGCCTATGAGATTTTGGAGTTGTTCTGCGAGTTTGTTTTTGCCCGTGTCCCTATCCTTGAAAGCCAAAA GGAATGCCCCTCAGAGTTGCGGGAAGCTGTTGCAAGTATAATCTTTGCAGCTCCAAGATGTTCAGATTTGCCAGATCTATTGCATGTCAGGAATCTATTTGCAGCTAAATACGGAAAGGAATTTATAGCCGCAGCATCTGAGCTTCGGCCTGATACAAGTGTTAACCGTACA ATTGTAGAGAAACTTTCAGTTGGTGCTCCATCAGCTGAACTAAAGCTCAATGTACTGAAGGAAATTGCAAAAGAGTACAACGTGGAATGGGATTCTTCTTACACAGAAGCAGAATTAAGTAAAAACCCGGAGGACCTTCTG AATGGACCAAAGCAAATTGCTGCACCTGTTCGGGCATCTCTAGAACCAAATACTCGTGGTCATCCACCAACTTCTGAAAATCCTGTGACGTCTCCAAATGGCAATCGAGGAGCTAAGAGTCTTGATTCTCCAACCTCTGTTACTAAAGCACCTCTATGGCCCGCCAATATAGATAAACCATCACATAGCGACAGCACTTTGGCTGATGCAGTCGATATAAAAAAGGATACAAGACCAGAAACATCAGATGTATTGGAGAGAGCCCGTTCTGCTATTTCTGCTGCAGAGCGTGCATCTGCTGCTGCACGACTTGCTGCAGATTTGGTTAATGTCAAGTTCAGTTCTTCAAAGATAGAGGAAGACAAGAGTTAA